The following coding sequences are from one Streptomyces dengpaensis window:
- a CDS encoding DUF6274 family protein, with product MAASARHETRALLRAHLSAASGYRHLTRHCPICHQLLRLAMEPAPRDEQDAESVATAESVVSVTAAEGITTAASVATVAEDESPSTA from the coding sequence ATGGCGGCGTCCGCTAGGCACGAGACGCGAGCTCTGCTCCGCGCCCACCTGTCGGCCGCCTCGGGGTACCGCCATCTGACGCGGCACTGTCCGATCTGCCATCAGCTCCTGCGGCTGGCCATGGAGCCCGCTCCGCGCGACGAGCAGGACGCCGAGAGCGTGGCGACGGCCGAGTCCGTCGTGAGCGTCACGGCCGCCGAGGGCATCACGACCGCCGCGAGCGTCGCAACGGTCGCCGAGGACGAGAGTCCCTCCACGGCATGA
- the hrpA gene encoding ATP-dependent RNA helicase HrpA, which yields MSTHPAPALGDLAPRLAELSLRDAHRLGRRLEGARKIRKPEARSAVLAEIEAEVAKVEGRMAERRDRVPAVTYPEQLPVSQKKDEIAAAIRDHQVVIVAGETGSGKTTQIPKICLELGRGVRGMIGHTQPRRIAARTVAERVAEEMDTPLGEAVGWKVRFTDQVNPDATFVKLMTDGILLAEIQTDRELRAYDTIIIDEAHERSLNIDFLLGYLAQLLPKRPDLKVVITSATIDPERFSRHFGDAPIVEVSGRTYPVEVRYRPLLEEDGDDADRDQITAICDAVEELQGEGKGDILVFLSGEREIRDTADALTKKNYPRAGGAHGQGIEVLPLYARLSHAEQHRVFQPHTGRRIVLATNVAETSLTVPGIKYVIDPGTARISRYSHRTKVQRLPIEPVSQASANQRKGRCGRTSDGICIRLYSEDDFLARPEFTDAEILRTNLASVILQMTAAGLGDIEKFPFIDPPDHRNIRDGVQLLQELGALDPAQKDVRKRLTETGRKLAQLPVDPRLARMVLEADKNGCVREVMVIAAALSIQDPRERPSDKQAQADQQHARFKDETSDFLAFLNLWRYVREQQKERGSSAFRRMCKQEYLNFLRIREWQDIYSQLRTVAKQMGIHLNEEDAPDQSIHVSLLAGLLSHVGMKDVKNAGGEGGKNTGKNEYLGARNAKFAIFPGSALFKKPPRFVMSAELVETSRLWARVNAKIEPEWVEPLAEHLLKRTYSEPHWEKDQAAVMAYEKVTLYGVPIVAQRKVNYGRIDPEVSRELFIRNALVEGDWRTHHKFFADNRKLLTEVEELEHRARRRDILVDDETLFDFYDQRVPEHVVSGAHFDSWWKRKRHDEPELLDFERSMLINEKAGAVTKDDYPDSWRQGRLKFPVTYQFEPGADADGVTVHIPLQVLNQVTDEGFDWQIPGLREEVVTELIRSLPKPIRRNYVPAPNFAQKFLERAVPLQEPLTVTMARELKRMVGVPLTADDFDWSRVPDHLKITFRIVDERRRKLAEDKDLEALKLRLKPKARQALSQAAAATAERQGGESLERTGLTDWTIGSLTRVFETRRAGQPVKAYPALVDDGDTVSVRLFDTEAEQAQAMWKGTRRLILRNIPVNPGKFASDKLTNAQKLALSANPHGSIQALFDDCAMAAADKLIGDFGGPAWDEESYRKLYDKVRAEIVDTTVRTVGQVQQVLAAWQACERRLKGVRSPVLLANLADVRAQLDGLVKPGFVTKTGLRRLPDLMRYLVAADRRLQQMPTGVQRDTTRMEKVHEMQDEYAWLLEQLPQGRPIPSSVLDIRWMIEELRVSYFAHALGTAYPVSDKRIVKAIDAAAP from the coding sequence ATGTCTACGCATCCTGCCCCCGCCCTCGGCGATCTCGCCCCCCGTCTGGCCGAGCTGTCCCTGCGCGACGCGCACCGGCTCGGGCGCAGGCTCGAGGGCGCGCGCAAGATCCGCAAGCCCGAGGCCCGGTCCGCCGTGCTCGCCGAGATCGAGGCGGAGGTCGCCAAGGTCGAGGGCCGGATGGCCGAGCGTCGTGACCGCGTGCCCGCCGTCACGTATCCCGAGCAGCTTCCGGTCAGCCAGAAGAAGGACGAGATCGCGGCAGCCATCCGCGATCACCAGGTCGTCATCGTCGCGGGTGAGACCGGGTCCGGTAAGACCACCCAGATCCCCAAGATCTGTCTGGAGCTCGGGCGCGGCGTCCGCGGCATGATCGGGCACACCCAGCCCCGCCGTATCGCGGCCCGTACGGTCGCCGAGCGCGTGGCGGAGGAGATGGACACGCCGCTGGGCGAGGCCGTCGGCTGGAAGGTGCGGTTCACCGACCAGGTGAATCCCGACGCCACCTTCGTCAAGCTCATGACGGACGGCATCCTGCTCGCCGAGATCCAGACGGACCGCGAGCTGCGCGCGTACGACACGATCATCATCGACGAGGCCCACGAGCGGTCCCTGAACATCGACTTCCTGCTCGGGTATCTCGCTCAGCTGCTGCCCAAGCGGCCCGACCTCAAGGTCGTGATCACCTCCGCGACCATCGACCCCGAGCGGTTCTCCCGGCATTTCGGCGACGCGCCGATCGTCGAGGTCAGCGGGCGGACGTACCCGGTGGAGGTGCGTTACCGGCCGCTCCTCGAAGAGGACGGTGACGACGCCGACCGCGACCAGATCACCGCGATCTGCGATGCCGTCGAGGAGCTGCAGGGCGAGGGCAAGGGCGACATCCTCGTCTTCCTCTCCGGCGAGCGCGAGATCCGCGACACCGCCGACGCACTGACGAAGAAGAACTATCCCCGCGCCGGAGGTGCTCATGGGCAGGGCATCGAGGTCCTGCCGCTGTACGCCCGGCTCTCGCACGCCGAGCAGCACCGCGTCTTCCAGCCGCACACCGGACGCAGGATCGTTCTGGCGACCAACGTCGCCGAGACCTCGCTCACCGTCCCGGGCATCAAGTACGTCATCGACCCGGGCACCGCCCGTATCTCCCGGTACAGCCACCGCACCAAGGTGCAGCGCCTGCCCATCGAGCCCGTCTCGCAGGCCAGCGCCAACCAGCGCAAGGGCCGCTGCGGCCGTACGAGCGACGGTATCTGCATCCGGCTGTACAGCGAGGACGACTTCCTCGCGCGTCCCGAGTTCACGGACGCCGAGATCCTCCGTACGAACCTGGCGTCCGTCATCCTCCAGATGACCGCGGCCGGCCTCGGCGACATCGAGAAGTTCCCGTTCATCGATCCGCCGGACCACCGCAACATCCGCGACGGTGTCCAGCTCCTCCAGGAACTGGGCGCGTTGGACCCGGCCCAGAAGGACGTACGCAAGCGGCTCACGGAGACCGGCCGCAAGCTCGCCCAGCTGCCCGTCGACCCCCGCCTCGCCCGTATGGTCCTGGAGGCCGACAAGAACGGCTGCGTACGCGAGGTCATGGTGATCGCGGCCGCGCTGTCCATCCAGGACCCGCGCGAGCGCCCGTCCGACAAGCAGGCGCAGGCGGACCAGCAGCACGCCCGTTTCAAGGACGAGACGAGCGATTTCCTCGCCTTCCTGAACCTGTGGCGGTACGTCCGCGAGCAGCAGAAGGAGCGGGGCTCGTCCGCGTTCCGCCGTATGTGCAAGCAGGAGTATCTGAACTTCCTGCGGATCCGTGAGTGGCAGGACATCTACAGCCAGCTGCGGACCGTCGCCAAGCAGATGGGAATCCACCTCAACGAGGAGGACGCGCCCGACCAGAGCATTCACGTGTCCCTCCTCGCCGGTCTGCTCTCGCACGTCGGCATGAAGGACGTGAAGAACGCCGGGGGGGAGGGTGGGAAGAACACAGGGAAGAACGAGTACCTGGGCGCGCGCAACGCCAAGTTCGCGATCTTCCCGGGTTCGGCGCTCTTCAAGAAGCCGCCGCGGTTCGTCATGTCCGCGGAGCTCGTCGAGACCTCACGGCTGTGGGCGCGCGTCAATGCCAAGATCGAGCCCGAGTGGGTCGAGCCCCTGGCGGAGCATCTGCTGAAGCGCACGTACAGCGAACCGCACTGGGAGAAGGACCAGGCCGCGGTGATGGCGTACGAGAAGGTCACGCTGTACGGCGTACCGATCGTCGCGCAGCGCAAGGTGAACTACGGGCGGATCGACCCGGAGGTCTCCCGCGAGCTGTTCATCCGCAACGCGCTCGTCGAGGGCGACTGGCGTACGCACCACAAGTTCTTCGCCGACAACCGCAAACTCCTCACCGAGGTCGAGGAGCTGGAGCACCGCGCCCGGCGCCGGGACATCCTGGTCGACGACGAGACGCTCTTCGACTTCTACGACCAGCGGGTGCCCGAACATGTCGTGTCCGGCGCGCACTTCGACTCCTGGTGGAAGCGCAAGCGCCATGACGAGCCCGAGCTCCTCGACTTCGAGCGCTCCATGCTCATCAACGAGAAGGCGGGCGCGGTCACCAAGGACGACTACCCGGACTCCTGGCGCCAGGGGAGGCTCAAGTTCCCCGTCACCTACCAGTTCGAGCCGGGCGCGGACGCCGACGGCGTCACCGTCCACATCCCGCTCCAGGTCCTCAACCAGGTCACGGACGAGGGCTTCGACTGGCAGATCCCGGGTCTGCGGGAAGAGGTCGTTACGGAACTGATCCGCTCGCTCCCGAAGCCGATCCGGCGGAATTACGTCCCTGCCCCGAACTTCGCCCAGAAGTTCCTGGAGCGGGCAGTGCCGTTGCAGGAGCCCCTCACCGTGACCATGGCGCGCGAGCTGAAGCGCATGGTCGGTGTGCCGCTCACGGCCGACGACTTCGACTGGTCCCGGGTCCCCGATCACCTGAAGATCACCTTCCGGATCGTCGACGAGCGGCGCCGCAAGCTCGCCGAGGACAAGGACCTGGAGGCGCTGAAGCTCCGCCTGAAGCCGAAGGCGCGCCAGGCGCTCTCCCAGGCCGCGGCGGCGACGGCGGAGCGCCAGGGCGGCGAGTCCCTGGAGCGTACGGGCCTCACGGACTGGACGATCGGCTCGCTGACGCGCGTCTTCGAGACACGCCGGGCGGGCCAGCCGGTGAAGGCGTACCCGGCGCTGGTCGACGACGGCGACACCGTCTCCGTGCGGCTCTTCGACACGGAGGCCGAGCAGGCGCAGGCCATGTGGAAGGGCACGCGGCGGCTGATCCTGCGCAACATCCCGGTGAATCCGGGCAAGTTCGCCTCGGACAAGCTGACGAACGCTCAGAAGCTCGCCCTGTCCGCGAACCCGCACGGCTCGATCCAGGCGCTCTTCGACGACTGCGCGATGGCCGCCGCGGACAAGCTGATCGGGGACTTCGGGGGCCCGGCGTGGGACGAGGAGTCGTACCGGAAGCTGTACGACAAGGTGCGCGCCGAGATCGTCGACACGACGGTTCGTACGGTGGGGCAGGTGCAGCAGGTCCTGGCCGCCTGGCAGGCCTGTGAGCGCCGCCTGAAGGGCGTACGGAGCCCTGTGCTGCTCGCGAACCTCGCGGACGTACGGGCGCAGCTGGACGGGCTCGTGAAGCCCGGCTTCGTGACGAAGACGGGCCTGCGGCGGCTGCCGGACCTGATGCGCTATCTGGTCGCCGCGGACCGCCGGCTCCAGCAGATGCCGACCGGCGTCCAGCGGGACACCACCCGCATGGAGAAGGTCCACGAGATGCAGGACGAGTACGCGTGGCTCCTGGAGCAGCTGCCGCAGGGCCGGCCGATCCCTTCGTCGGTCCTGGACATCCGCTGGATGATCGAGGAGCTCCGGGTCAGCTATTTCGCTCACGCGCTCGGCACGGCGTACCCGGTCTCCGACAAGCGCATCGTGAAGGCGATCGACGCGGCGGCCCCGTAA